From Megalobrama amblycephala isolate DHTTF-2021 linkage group LG24, ASM1881202v1, whole genome shotgun sequence, the proteins below share one genomic window:
- the LOC125260545 gene encoding uncharacterized protein LOC125260545 encodes MKNNYKLFQIVLLMCGVCGAGTDEVKTVMEGESVTLNPDLTQIQGINQLLWRFGDLRSVIAQIEENDISYPIVPEMFKDRLKLDQTGSLTITNMRTKHSGLYKLEINHKTGTSRLSFSVTVYESPAVIDAFKGETKSVSETEGESVTLQTDTETHGDELIVWRFGDEGKLIAKHDLEAKSPPLYDPDERFRDRLKLDHQTGSLTITNTRTTDSGVYKVKISSSKQTLNKRFTVTVSRK; translated from the exons gaGTGTGTGGTGCTGGAACAGATGAAGTGAAGACTGTGATGGAGGGAGAATCTGTCACTCTTAACCCTGATCTTACTCAAATACAGGGAATTAATCAGTTACTGTGGAGGTTTGGAGATTTACGTTCAGTCATTGCTCAAATCGAGGAAAATGACATTTCATATCCCATTGTCCCTGAGATGTtcaaagacagactgaagctggatcagactggatctctgacaaTCACAAACATGAGAACTAAACACTCTGGACTTTATAAACTAGAGATCAACCACAAAACTGGGACCTCACGTTTGAGTTTCAGCGTTACTGTCTATG AGTCTCCAGCTGTTATTGATGCTTTTAAAGGTGAAACGAAGAGTGTATCAGAGACGGAGGGAGAATCTGTCACTCTTCAGACTGATACTGAAACACACGGAGATGAGCTGATAGTGTGGAGGTTTGGAGATGAAGGAAAACTCATAGCTAAACATGATCTAGAGGCCAAGAGTCCACCATTATATGATCctgatgagagattcagagacagactgaagctggatcatcagaccggatctctgaccatcacaaacaccagaaccacAGACTCTGGAGTTTATAAAGTGAAGATCAGCAGCAGCAAACAGACTTTAAACAAGAGATTCACTGTTACTGTCAGCCGTAAGTAA